A stretch of DNA from Spirosoma endbachense:
GGCGCAACTGCCTATTATTCAGCCTTTTCTGACATTGTCGAGGAAAGTTCTGTCAGCTTTGGCACAGGTCGAACCCAGCAAAAGCAAAATACGGGCAAGGCCAATGTGTTTGGCGTACAGGCAACAGCCGACTTGCAGTTAAGCAGTCGCTTTAAGGTATATGCTAATTATACATACACCAACGGAACACGGGAAGATACTCTGAAAAAAAATGAAACGCAGCGAACATCACTTACTATCGGCGATATTGCCAGGCATCATTTTAATGCTGGCATCAATGGTCGATTTCTCAAGAATCGGCTAAACGGCAATCTGAGAGTAAATTATGTTGGCGACAGGCCGGTAGGGCCGGGTACATCGGTGCCGACGAACACGTTGCAACCCGGCGGTGTATTCCCGGCTTATATACTTGTGAATGGAGCAGTCACTTACCAGCTAAATAGAGTGGCTCAGATTCAGCTCATTGGCAACAACCTTCTTAACCTAGAGTATTTTGACCCCGGAACTCGCTCAGCCAACGGAACTAGTCAGTCCTATCGGATGCCCCAAAAGGGAATAAATGGTACGGTTCGCCTGATGATTTCCTTGTAGAACTAGTTGAAAGCAGATCCTGAGGGCCCCAGAAAAAAATGACACGATCACCCATTGTTTCAATTACACCAAGCCGTTGCAGGAAAAGCTTTTCAGCTTCAGGAGCTTTATCAAGATTTACCTGTTCGAAATCACTATAACGCTGCGGTAGGGAAGTCGTAAACTTAAACGGGTGAGCATCTTCAAAAACGGTAATGCCTAACTCTTTTTTAAGTCGGGTAACTAGTTGAGACCCCTGTACTGAAAAAGAGCCATCCGAGAAAGGCTCCATGTATTCGCAAACATTTCGGTAAGCTCGTAATGCATAAGGATTTGATGTAATGGCATAGAGTAAAAGCTGCGTATTTGTTTGCTCAATCCGGCGATTAAATTCGGCAGTAGCGAACGCAATAAGTTTCTGAATAATTCGCTGGTTTCGATAACGAAGGTCCGTAACGGCATAACCGTTATAAATAGCAGAAAAACGTTGATTTTCTAAAACAACCGTACAACGATTTCGATAATTAAAAAGCAGAATGCCAACAATTTCAGTACCTATTTTAGCAACAAAAGCAATGTCATTTACCGAATAAACACGTTCGATAAGATCAGCTGGATTCATATAACTTTGACCAACCAAAAGAACAAGTCGATTTTTAAAATATTTATCTTCCTTGAAGGCATCATCTTCAAGCACATCATAAGTTAATAAGAAATTATCCATAGGTTAAAAAAGCAAAACAAAAAAAATGGCACTAAACAAAAATACTAATTTATTGAATAAATATCTAAATTAAAAGTTAAAAAAAGTCATGTATAGAACAGGCAGTCATGAAATTACTTGTAGAAATTATGTTCAAAATTATATAACTTTACAGTAGAGCAGACAACCGGTAAAAATAGTAAAAAGAGTGCAAATTAATTTGAAATGACAAGAAGTGACGCTATAGCAAATTTTTTAACTATCAGGCAGGAAGAAAAACCAATGGTTTTGCTCCTGTTTGGTTACTCTTTTTGCATTAGCCTGGGATTATATATATATTATACCGCTGCGACAACATTATTTCTAACAAAGTTCGATGGAGCGATGCTACCAGTTGCCTACATAGCTGGCGGGCTTTTTCTTTTTATCATTGCCAAAAGTAATTCATTCATTCAGAAGTATATTAAATTTTCGTCACTAGCGATTGGCCTCGTTTTATCTCTTACTCTGTCGTTAGTAATACTTCTGCTTTGTTATGAAATTACTGAAAATAAATGGATAATTTTCTTACTTTACCTTTGGATTAGAGCTAATCTATTCGTTTTTAGTTTCACTTTTTGGGTATCGGCCTCCAGAGTCTTTGATTTAGGTCAGGCAAAACGATTATATAGTTTGATTGGCACAGGAGAAGTTTTAGCTTCAATAGCTGCAAACTTTCTTGTAAAAACATTAATAAGTGAAAAAATAGTTCAGGTTGAAGAACTACTCTACATAGCACTCACATTCATTGCCTGCTCTTTATTTTTCATTAGTAGAATCACAACTAAAAATAGAGAAAGGCTATCATTCAAAAGAAGTGCGCGGACAGCAACCGATGCTACAATAAGTTCTGTCAGTAAAAAATATTCAGTATTGATGTATTTATTAGGACTAATACCACTGGCTTGTCTTTACATTATTGAGTTCAGTTTTTCAGTAGATAGCAAAGCTTACTTTCCAGACAAAGAGCAACTCGCAATATTTTTAGGGCAGTTTTTATTCATCTGCTCCATAATTGAGTTTTTAGTAAAAGGAGTTCTATTCCGCTTCGTCACAGCCACTTATGGAATCATGTCAGGATTGATACTGATGCCAGTTTCATTAATAATAGTTACAATTTTATTGTTTTTCATGACGACTATTAACGTAAAGGTATTTTTCCTTATCCTAATCAGTCGCTTTTTAATTACGTCTGTCCGTCGGTCATTCAGTGATACATCGTATCAACTATTATATCAACCAATTCCTGGCAAAGAAAGCATAAAACTACAAAATCAGGTCGAAACTTATGCAAAACCATTAGGCTACGTTATTGCAGGCCTTTCGCTGATTATTTTATTAAAATTCAATTTATCAAATACAATTTACGTTTATTCTTTTTTGTTGGTTTTTCTGATAATATGGGCAGTTCTTGCCTTCATGATGCAGAAAGAATATAAATCTACTTTATTAAATATCCTTTCGCTGACAGAATTACCTAAAAATAATTTATCAAAAATCGCAACACCAGTTTCAGAAGGCCAAGAGCTAATTAATAAGGTCAATCTAGAGTTTGATGCTATTATCGGTTTATCTGAATCAACAAATAGCGAAGAAAGAAAACAATCTGCCTGTTTATTAACTAGTTCAGGTCGGTATTCTTCATTCAAATACCTTATAAAACTACTGGAGGACAAAGACATTAGCGTACGCCTTGCAGCTATTACGGCCGCATCACAAATGAATCGTCCAGAAATTGTCCCCTATTTATTACCGTGTATTCTCCAGCCTGAACTTAAGCTGGCAACGCAAACTAGTTTGCACAAGCTTGGTGAATCGGCAATAGATTATTTCACTAGCTATGTCAATAAAAACAATAACAATATAGACGTATTGATCAGTTTAATTGACACCGCAAAAATAATTGGTGGTCCAAAAGCATCTCGCTTCCTGCGGTCAAAATTAGTACATCAATCAAATGAGGTGGTCGATAAAGCTACTGAGTCGCTCATTGAAATAGGATATATTGTAAATACGAGTGAAGAATCTCAGCTTATTGCGCAACTTGATTTAAAAGTAGATACCTATTTATGGATTGTTTCCGCTGAAATTGATCTAAAAAAGTCAGAAGCATGCAACACATTGGTTAAAGCCTTAAGTAAGGAACGCAAAAGCGTTATGTTAAAAATATTGAAAATATTATCGCTATTGCGTGGCGACAAAAAGTTCGAGAAAATAGTAGAATTGATGTTCAATCCCGAATCTAAAGCAAAGAGTTATTTAGCAGATTTGGTCAGTTTCTTAATTGAATTAGAAGAAGTTAAAATGAGAGTATTAACACTCTTTGAAAATATATCCGATTATGAAATTTTACTAAAATACCAGGACCGATATCCACAACAGAACTTATCACCTGAGCAACGGCTATTATCAATAATAAATAAAGACAATCTGAGTATTTGGACAAAGGCGCTTGCCCTAAAGCAGCTTCTAAACTATACTGACGAAAAAGCAATAAATGCTCTGGCGGCCAATACTACTGCTGAAAGTATTGTGCTTGCAGAAACAGCATTTTTTGGATTATTGAAACTAAATCCGGTGCGATTTATTGAACTGTCAAGCTATTTTAAAGCCAAAGATGATCGCAAATATGCTGCTCTTTGCGCGAAGGTCCAATCCTATAACGACAAATATGACCTAGTCATTAGCAAAGCTGAAGCATTGGTTTTCTCCAGGGTAACAAGGAACTGGAATCTAGATTACCTGCAAACTATAAGCGGCTCGCTTACAGTCGTTTCATTGCAGGACGATCAATTAGTAGAGCCTGCTTTTTGGGATTCTCAAGCTAGCACGATTACAGGCTTTATTGTCATAGAAGGGTCAATACAAATAACTAATGAAGACTACACTGAGACGATTTTAGCGACTTTTGATTGTCAATCACTTCCAGATTCGGTAAAGTCTATACGCGCTATTGGTAACAGTAGCCTCTATGTAACAGAGTATCCCTTAACGGTCGAAAAACCTGCTGATCAACGCTTAGTAACAACAGCCTAAAAACCTGAAGCTAAGTATAGCATTTATGAATAGAATCGGAAAAATAGCATCCTACTCTCTATCATCAACCTACCTGTTGGTTAGTTTCCTATTGACTGTATTGTCGAATCTGGTACTGGCTCAATCACATGAAACTGTTAGTGAAAACGGAGCGCTATTTATCAAATTATTTTCTGCAGATGAGTACAAAAATCATGATGAAAATTTCGCCATAGCTCAGGATAAACGAGGGGTCATGTATTTTGGCAATTTCGGCGGAATTCTGGAATACGATGGCGTAAACTGGCGCACAATTGTAACAACAACCCAAACAAAGGTATCTTCGCTTTACTATAGCCGTTCAGGCACTATGTTTGTTGGTGCCCGTGACGAATTTGGTTATTTATATCCTGATAAATCCGGAAAATTACTTTTCAAATCGCTTAGTAACGCAATCACTTCAGCAATCGGAGAAATAAGCAGGATTACTGAATATGAAAATCAAATCTATTTTATTTCCAACAAAAAGATATTCATCTTAAAAAACAACAAAATAAAGTCAACATCACTTAGCGAACAAACTCAATCAGTCTATTCTCTAGACGATAAAATAGTATTAGTTCAAAAAAACAATACTATTGTCTTTATGGATAAATTATCGCTAAAATTTACTGGGCAAATAAGCACTGGATTAAAAGACATTGTTGATATCATACCCCTAAACTCAACAACTAATTTATTATTTACTCAGGAGAGTGGAATTTACAAGCTTTCGGGAAACTCTGTTAGCCTATTCAATTGTGCTTCTACTACTTTATTAACTAACGGCGCTGTAACTAGTGTTTACCCCTATAACAAAAATACAATAGCCGTATGGTCGGCAAAAAAAGGATTATTATTAATGAATTATGATGGGTCAATAAACAGATTAAGCAATAATAAAGAAAAAATAGAAAATAGTCGGGTCAATTCTATTTTTAAAGATAAAGATTCAAATTTATGGCTGGCTCTTGATAACGGGCTAGCTCAATTAAGCATTAATTCGCCTATATCGCAGTTTTTGGCTTCGACTAATAATTTTGGGAGCATCAATGGCATTATTCGCTATAAAGGAAAATTATGTTTAGCGACTAACAAAGGGTTATTTTATCTGGAAAACTCCAGGTTCATACCTATAAATGGGATTAATATAGGTTGTTGGGGCCTGCTACAGGTAAACGGAAATCTATTAGTAGCCAGTAGCAATGGGGTATATCTTTTAAGCTCTTTAGTATCTGTTCCGCAACGTGTAAATAAAGAATACAGTTTTTGTCTTGTACAGGATAAAAGAAATGCAAACAAAGTATACGTTGGAAATAGAGATGGGTTAGCGCTCATAACCTTTACCAGCAATACAACTTCCTACCAACAGCTTGAAAAATATGATGATAATATCACTACTATTGTTTGCGACGATGCTGGTGATATCTGGATGGAAAGTATTTCAAGAGGTATCTTCCGTTATTCGCCTACAAGTGGAGAAACTAATAACTATCTTTATACCTCACCTAATGGCGAATTAACCAGAGTTGGCAACCATATTTTACAATCAGATCAGGGAATTATATTATATAATGCAAAAGGAGTTTTTCAGTACAATCAACCAGTTAATGCATTCCTCCCTTCGCCTTTTCTGAATGAAAAAAATACTAAAACCAACTTCAGCAACAAAAATTGGTATGGCTTAATTGCCAAAGATGGTTATAACAACTATTGGGTAACGAGAGGTGACGACAAAAATATTGCTTACTATAAACGGACAGGTACTTTATTTAAGAAAGATACCATCCGCTTTTTACCACTTTCCGACGTATCTATTCGTGCTATTCACACAGATACAAATCGCATCGTATGGTTTGGTGGCTCAGAAGAGCTTATTCGATTCAATTTAGCTTTTAAAGAAAAAAATACAGGCCCCTATCAGGCTTTTATCCGTAAAATTACCAGTGGCGATAGTGTATTATTTAATGGATTTAGCGTAAGCGGGAGCCTGGTCGATAAATCATTGGATCCGGATGGGGATGTAGTATTTAACTCCCAGATAAACGACTTAAAATTCGACTTCTCGGCGGCTAGCTATGCGCCAAATGATAAACTACAGTTTCAGTATTATTTAAGTGGTTTTGATAGCGATTGGTCTGACTGGACAA
This window harbors:
- a CDS encoding ATP-binding protein, producing MNRIGKIASYSLSSTYLLVSFLLTVLSNLVLAQSHETVSENGALFIKLFSADEYKNHDENFAIAQDKRGVMYFGNFGGILEYDGVNWRTIVTTTQTKVSSLYYSRSGTMFVGARDEFGYLYPDKSGKLLFKSLSNAITSAIGEISRITEYENQIYFISNKKIFILKNNKIKSTSLSEQTQSVYSLDDKIVLVQKNNTIVFMDKLSLKFTGQISTGLKDIVDIIPLNSTTNLLFTQESGIYKLSGNSVSLFNCASTTLLTNGAVTSVYPYNKNTIAVWSAKKGLLLMNYDGSINRLSNNKEKIENSRVNSIFKDKDSNLWLALDNGLAQLSINSPISQFLASTNNFGSINGIIRYKGKLCLATNKGLFYLENSRFIPINGINIGCWGLLQVNGNLLVASSNGVYLLSSLVSVPQRVNKEYSFCLVQDKRNANKVYVGNRDGLALITFTSNTTSYQQLEKYDDNITTIVCDDAGDIWMESISRGIFRYSPTSGETNNYLYTSPNGELTRVGNHILQSDQGIILYNAKGVFQYNQPVNAFLPSPFLNEKNTKTNFSNKNWYGLIAKDGYNNYWVTRGDDKNIAYYKRTGTLFKKDTIRFLPLSDVSIRAIHTDTNRIVWFGGSEELIRFNLAFKEKNTGPYQAFIRKITSGDSVLFNGFSVSGSLVDKSLDPDGDVVFNSQINDLKFDFSAASYAPNDKLQFQYYLSGFDSDWSDWTIQSTKEYTNLSPGSYTFYVKAKNIYGLESTDSSFTFTVKTPLYERWWAIIFYIFLGGFLLISLIRWRLEKSNRERQQLESLIKERTEEIVDQKLELEHQSEELAAKNDQLEKIDLIVQSINAEVDFSNLFQTILAKFSVIRNMDNGSFLTYDKTSDTFKFKALRGIQDLSAFESIELTLAQAKERYLAQSEEVYEDIFYKNNFQFTPLNNPIDNLNTPKSLLTITIKNEGVIEAFILLENISRSYAFDQRDISMLRNLKEHLIAAYIKTRLLENLENTLNDLKNTQGELIRQEKLASVGQLTKGIVDRILNPLNYVNNFSQSSDDLIDEIIEILEKQKGLLPADTCDDLVVELTMLKNNQEKIQEHSNSTTRILKDMQKLLREKSKDFLETDLNSFIESKARTALQESKVNYKDFAVNLTLNLERNPIRTKLLPYEFGQVVQNLVSNACYTLFEKSKHATGFTPEVLIETKTVKDQVLVRFRDNGKGIPQQEIEKIFSPFFTTKPTSKGTGLGLFMVKDIIETHKGKVEIRSREGEFTELLVTLPTIKTL
- a CDS encoding HEAT repeat domain-containing protein, whose amino-acid sequence is MTRSDAIANFLTIRQEEKPMVLLLFGYSFCISLGLYIYYTAATTLFLTKFDGAMLPVAYIAGGLFLFIIAKSNSFIQKYIKFSSLAIGLVLSLTLSLVILLLCYEITENKWIIFLLYLWIRANLFVFSFTFWVSASRVFDLGQAKRLYSLIGTGEVLASIAANFLVKTLISEKIVQVEELLYIALTFIACSLFFISRITTKNRERLSFKRSARTATDATISSVSKKYSVLMYLLGLIPLACLYIIEFSFSVDSKAYFPDKEQLAIFLGQFLFICSIIEFLVKGVLFRFVTATYGIMSGLILMPVSLIIVTILLFFMTTINVKVFFLILISRFLITSVRRSFSDTSYQLLYQPIPGKESIKLQNQVETYAKPLGYVIAGLSLIILLKFNLSNTIYVYSFLLVFLIIWAVLAFMMQKEYKSTLLNILSLTELPKNNLSKIATPVSEGQELINKVNLEFDAIIGLSESTNSEERKQSACLLTSSGRYSSFKYLIKLLEDKDISVRLAAITAASQMNRPEIVPYLLPCILQPELKLATQTSLHKLGESAIDYFTSYVNKNNNNIDVLISLIDTAKIIGGPKASRFLRSKLVHQSNEVVDKATESLIEIGYIVNTSEESQLIAQLDLKVDTYLWIVSAEIDLKKSEACNTLVKALSKERKSVMLKILKILSLLRGDKKFEKIVELMFNPESKAKSYLADLVSFLIELEEVKMRVLTLFENISDYEILLKYQDRYPQQNLSPEQRLLSIINKDNLSIWTKALALKQLLNYTDEKAINALAANTTAESIVLAETAFFGLLKLNPVRFIELSSYFKAKDDRKYAALCAKVQSYNDKYDLVISKAEALVFSRVTRNWNLDYLQTISGSLTVVSLQDDQLVEPAFWDSQASTITGFIVIEGSIQITNEDYTETILATFDCQSLPDSVKSIRAIGNSSLYVTEYPLTVEKPADQRLVTTA